The Achromobacter seleniivolatilans genome has a segment encoding these proteins:
- a CDS encoding GspE/PulE family protein translates to MKGTAPASRAAPEAALKKVAASRPARIEQRSGEPRLSNTERVAGAEGAGRHSELSGPTVIASDNDLAQKIRFERALNKDLDLLPAIASKVCPVLLDNNTVILLCLPEYMDSDEADEVQKLVLQKQQRPMADPARAVVTVPALLNAIIREHINKETLGSRRKILISPERTAMMGLLEDMLEWGAKHNAADIHVNVFDTRPFSEVKFSVGGKYVSVGQFANMPTQQLQELLRVAFMEVKGAAQATFQPLMEQQGRSNHVLKNGNRVMLRWATLAADAGVSVTMRILHLDVEEKGKTFEELGYLPGQVQMMRRARMTNGGAVVLAGIVGSGKSTTLATKIRGIPAFRKIITLEDPVEYILPRVIHNTITWVSGVDDPFIEKLKAVKRSAMHDLVIGEIRDLVTGRAFMDLASSGTNLYTTTHTGRAVQIPDRLASDVIGVSRDFLASNGVLKLLVYQALVPKLCECKHDFEYLIREGGEDSEAQFREGDYWRSYADRIDRLYGIDALTNVKVRNPDGCKVCQKQGFHELFGLNDRTVVAEMIEPAIDDHALELIRRADNAGLERYYFGRTDLDYTSPDMNGKSAMDCAVYKAFKGELDPREIEPRFKAFETVEIAREIARRRKA, encoded by the coding sequence TTGAAAGGGACGGCGCCCGCCAGCCGAGCGGCCCCCGAGGCTGCGCTCAAGAAAGTGGCCGCCTCCAGGCCCGCGCGCATTGAGCAGCGCTCAGGGGAGCCGAGGCTGTCCAATACTGAACGCGTGGCCGGTGCAGAAGGCGCTGGCAGGCACAGTGAGCTTTCTGGGCCGACCGTTATCGCGTCGGACAACGATCTCGCGCAGAAGATTCGGTTCGAGCGGGCGCTCAACAAGGACCTGGATCTCTTGCCCGCAATCGCGTCGAAGGTATGCCCGGTCTTGTTGGACAACAACACTGTGATCCTTCTTTGCCTCCCCGAGTACATGGACTCCGACGAGGCCGACGAGGTTCAGAAGCTTGTCCTACAGAAGCAGCAGCGGCCAATGGCGGACCCGGCGCGAGCAGTCGTTACAGTTCCGGCCCTTCTGAATGCCATTATTCGAGAGCACATAAACAAGGAAACGCTCGGCAGTCGGCGGAAGATCCTCATCAGCCCGGAACGAACCGCCATGATGGGTCTGTTGGAGGATATGCTCGAATGGGGGGCCAAGCACAATGCCGCTGACATTCACGTCAACGTGTTCGACACGCGCCCTTTCTCGGAGGTCAAGTTCTCCGTGGGTGGGAAATATGTCTCTGTAGGGCAGTTTGCCAACATGCCGACGCAACAGCTTCAGGAACTGTTGCGCGTCGCATTCATGGAGGTAAAGGGTGCCGCTCAGGCGACATTCCAGCCCTTGATGGAACAGCAGGGGAGAAGCAATCACGTCCTGAAAAACGGAAATCGAGTGATGCTGCGTTGGGCTACCTTAGCAGCCGACGCTGGCGTTTCCGTGACCATGCGAATTCTGCACCTCGACGTTGAAGAAAAAGGGAAGACATTCGAGGAGCTTGGATACTTGCCTGGGCAAGTGCAGATGATGCGGCGCGCCCGAATGACGAATGGCGGGGCGGTGGTGCTTGCTGGGATCGTGGGTTCCGGGAAGTCTACGACTTTGGCCACCAAAATTCGAGGAATCCCGGCCTTTCGAAAGATCATCACACTCGAGGATCCGGTGGAGTACATCCTGCCGAGGGTCATTCATAACACGATTACTTGGGTCTCAGGCGTTGACGATCCGTTCATTGAGAAGCTGAAGGCGGTGAAGCGCAGTGCGATGCACGATCTGGTGATTGGAGAGATTCGTGATTTGGTGACTGGACGCGCATTTATGGATCTTGCTTCGTCTGGGACGAACCTGTACACGACCACACACACGGGCCGCGCAGTGCAGATCCCGGATCGATTGGCCTCGGACGTGATTGGTGTTTCACGTGATTTCCTGGCATCGAATGGCGTTCTCAAACTGCTCGTATATCAGGCATTGGTGCCGAAATTGTGCGAGTGTAAACACGACTTTGAGTATCTGATTCGCGAGGGCGGTGAGGACTCCGAAGCTCAATTCCGTGAGGGCGATTACTGGCGCAGCTATGCGGACCGCATTGATCGCCTCTACGGCATTGACGCGCTTACTAATGTCAAGGTGCGGAATCCTGACGGCTGCAAGGTTTGCCAGAAGCAGGGATTCCACGAGTTGTTCGGTTTGAATGACCGCACGGTGGTTGCAGAGATGATCGAGCCCGCCATCGATGATCACGCTTTGGAGCTGATTCGCCGCGCAGACAACGCCGGGCTTGAGCGGTACTACTTTGGTCGCACCGATCTCGACTACACCAGTCCCGATATGAATGGAAAGTCTGCGATGGATTGCGCCGTCTACAAGGCCTTCAAGGGCGAACTGGATCCGCGAGAGATTGAACCGCGTTTCAAGGCATTTGAGACCGTGGAGATCGCTCGAGAGATTGCAAGACGGAGGAAAGCATGA